A single window of Aneurinibacillus sp. REN35 DNA harbors:
- a CDS encoding response regulator: MSTIINVLLVEDDPMVQEINMSFIERVEGFEVVGLARTGEEAIEKIGSLSPQLVILDLYMPGKDGLETLRTIRHQELDVDVIAVTAANDRETVLRVMRLGAVDYIFKPFQFHRIEEALLRYKEHFRRNQSAVFSQSLFDSARAHAAANAKNASVRREEQEAEYPKGIQAFTLQQVSDCLQEAEDEMSAEEIGQVIGMSRVTVRRYLEYLESVGKAASYMVYGTVGRPMKMYTWTDEQKEQKM, from the coding sequence ATGAGTACAATCATTAATGTTTTGCTTGTTGAAGATGATCCGATGGTACAGGAGATTAATATGTCTTTCATCGAACGAGTAGAAGGTTTTGAAGTAGTCGGCCTTGCGCGTACGGGAGAAGAAGCGATTGAGAAAATCGGAAGTTTATCTCCCCAACTGGTCATTCTTGATTTATACATGCCGGGAAAAGATGGTCTGGAGACACTGCGTACGATCCGACATCAAGAACTTGATGTCGACGTAATTGCCGTAACGGCGGCCAATGACCGGGAGACTGTGCTGCGTGTGATGCGGCTTGGGGCTGTGGATTATATATTTAAGCCTTTTCAATTTCATCGCATTGAAGAGGCGCTTCTGCGTTATAAAGAGCACTTCCGCCGTAATCAATCTGCCGTGTTCTCCCAATCATTATTTGACAGCGCACGTGCTCATGCGGCTGCGAATGCGAAAAATGCATCTGTCAGAAGAGAGGAGCAGGAAGCAGAATATCCGAAGGGAATTCAAGCCTTCACCCTGCAGCAGGTATCTGACTGTCTTCAGGAAGCGGAGGATGAGATGTCGGCAGAAGAGATTGGACAGGTGATCGGTATGTCGCGGGTTACAGTACGGCGCTATCTCGAATATCTTGAATCGGTCGGTAAGGCTGCATCGTATATGGTATACGGAACGGTTGGCCGTCCCATGAAAATGTATACATGGACCGATGAACAAAAAGAACAAAAAATGTAA